The Pseudomonas bijieensis DNA window CCATGCCGCAGTAGGCACCGCTGACCTGGTCGTGATCGTTGCGGGCCACCTGACGTTGGCCCAGGGATTGAATGATAGTGAGGACGGTTTCACCCTGGGCGGCACTGACAGCCTGCCCGTCCAGGCGCACGGTCATGTCGGCCCGGGCCAACGGCTGGATATCGAATTTTCGGCGTAGAGAGTCTTGAGGTTGCATCATACTGCTCTTCCTTGAAGGTTCTTTGAGGTCTAGGCTCCTGGCGGCACACCCTCACCGTTTACATCGATACCCTATAGCAACGGTGCGCCAAAGCGGGGCATGAAGATGCAACAGGATAGTGCGCGCGAAATTTATGTTAGGGATTATTTGTGACCAAGTGTTGATCCAGGCCAGCGAATCGGCTCGCCGGCTCATGAACTTTTTTTCAGAAAGCCGACAGGTATTCTTTGGCAAAATGCTGCGCAATCGCTCCAATTTCCCCACACGGTACCGCCCATGAACCGCATCCTGACCATCGAAGACGACGCCGTGACCGCCCGTGAAATCGTTGCCGAGCTGACCCGCAACGGCCTGGACGTCGACTGGGTCGACAACGGCCGCGAAGGCCTGGAACGAGCGGTCAGCGGCGACTACGACCTGATCACCCTCGACCGCATGCTGCCCGAGCTCGACGGCCTGGTGATCGTCACCACCCTGCGTACCATGGGCGTGGCCACGCCGATCCTGATGATCAGCGCCCTCTCGGACGTGGATGAGCGGGTTCGCGGCCTGCGAGCCGGCGGCGACGATTACCTGACCAAGCCGTTCGCCACCGACGAAATGGCTGCCCGGGTCGAAGTGCTGCTGCGGCGCAACAACGGCGCCCGCGAGCCGGAGACCGTGCTGCGGGTGGCCGACCTGGAGCTGAACCTGATCAGCCGCGAAGCCAGCCGCAACGGCCAATTGCTCAGCCTGCTGCCCACCGAATACAAGCTGCTGGAATTCCTGATGCGCAATAGCGGGCAGATCCTCTCGCGCATGATGATTTTCGAAGAAGTCTGGGGCTATCACTTCGACCCCGGCACCAACCTGATCGACGTCCACATCGGCCGCCTGCGCAAGAAAATCGACCCGCCGGGCCTGGAACCGCTGATTCGCACGGTACGGGGTTCCGGCTATGTCATTGCTGAACCCCGCTAAGGGCTGGCGCTCCTCCAGCAGCCGCCTGCTGGCGCTGTACAGTTCGCTGTTCGTGATCTGGAGCGCGATCCTGATGGGGGTGATGTACTACGAAGTATTCGGCTACCTCGACAGCCTGGCCAAGCACTCCCTGATGCAGCGCCAGCATCTGTTCGCCCGGATCCATGGCGATCAACTGGAAGACGCGCTCATGGCCAGCCTGACGCTGGACGAGCGCGGCGTCGATGCCTACGGCCTGTTCGATCCGCAACTGCGGCATTTGGGCGGGCCGATCCAACGAATCCCCACCGACCTGCCGCTGGATGGCAAGATCCACATGCTCGGCGGCTGCGTCGATTCCGACGACCCGAGCGTACCTTCCGACAGTTGTGACGCGGTGGCGACCCGCACCCAGGACGGCCGCTGGCTGGTCCTGGCCCGGGACAACGGCTCACTGTTCGCTGTGACCCGCATCATCTTGCATGCGCTGTTCTGGGGGGTATCGCTGACGATCCTGCCGGGCATCGCTGGCTGGCATCTGTTGCGCCGCCGACCGCTGCGGCGGATTCGCAAACTGCAGGCCAGCGCCGAAGCCATCGTCGCCGGCGACCTGACCCATCGCCTGCCGCTGTCGAGCCGGCGTGATGAACTGGACATGCTGGCGGCGATCGTCAATGCCATGCTCGACCGCATCGAACGCTTGATGAACGAGGTCAAGGGCGTGTGCGACAACATCGCCCATGACCTGCGCACCCCGCTGACCCGCTTGCGCGCCCAGTTGTATCGCATCCAGCAAGAGGCCCCGGACGGCTCGCCCGAGGCCTTGCAGATGGACCAGGTGATCGCCGAGACAGACACCCTGATGGCTCGGTTTCGAGGGCTGTTGCGGATTTCCGAACTGGAAGACCAGCAGCGCCGCTCGGGGTTCGTGCGCCTCGATCCGTTGCAGTTATTGCAGGAACTGCACGACTTTTACCTGCCGCTGGCCGAAGAAGGCGAACTGACGTTCACCCTGGAAGTGCCCGACGCCCTGCCCCTGCTCAACGGCGACCGGGCGTTGCTGTTCGAGGCAGTGTCGAACCTGCTGAGCAATTCCATCAAGTTCACCCCGCCGGGGGGCAAGGTGACCCTGCGTGGGGTCGATCAGGGCGACAGCACCCGCATCGAAGTGCTCGACTCCGGCCCCGGCATCCCCGAAGCGGAGCGCAAGGCCGTGTTTCGCCGCTTCTACCGCGCCGAGGGCAGCAGCCAGCAAAGTGGGTTTGGCCTGGGTCTGTCGATCGTCGCGGCGATCGTCAATCTGCATGGGTTCACGTTGGAGGTGGGTAGCAGCGAACACGGCGGCGCGCGGCTGGTGCTCGATTGCCGGGGGACGTTGTTGTAGTCATAGGGCTGGAGCAGCATCTGTGGCGAGGGAGCTTGCTCCCGCTCGGCTGCGAAGCAGTCGCAAAACCGGTGGACATGGTTTGGTTGGCATGCGCGTCCGGCAGGTTTTGGGGTCGCTACGCGACCCAGCGGGAGCAAGCTCCCTCGCCACGGTGTGGTGTGCTTGATCTTTATCTATCAGGCGTCACTGCGATGCAGCGGGGTGTTATGCAGCTCATAGCGCAGCTCATCGATCAACTTGGCGATGCTTTCTTCCGAGCGGACGCTGTCGACGCTCATACCGCTCACCACCAGGTCCACCTCTCCACTTTCGCGGTGATACAGGCGCACGGTGAGGGTGCCGTCACCATTGAGGCTGCATTCGCAGGCCAACGGCGTAAAACTTTCTTCGAGGCGGGCGCGCAAGGGGGCCAGATGGGTCATGTGATGCACCTCAGCCCCGGGGGCGCAAATGAACGGTGGACAGCTCCGACCTCCTGGTCCGCGTAGACGTCCTGTCGCTCTGATACTGGGTTCGTTCGCTGTACATTGTGGCGTATTCCTTACGTGTTTCGTGGGGACGCGACATCATGGACGATGTCGCACCCTGACAGCCTAAGGAACCGCCCCTTCCTGCAAAACCCGAATTTGCACCAGCACGCCAGGTGCATTTGCACTGGCTATCATGGTGCCTTCATCCGCCATTCGTTAGCGAACAACCCCCGCTCCCGGGCCCAGACAATTGCCTCGCTACGGCTATGGACGTCCAGTTTCGAATACAGGGTCGCCACGTGATTGCGCACGGTGTTGGGCGCGAGCTTGAGGCGCGCGGCGATTTCCTTGTCGGCCAGGCCTTCGCAAATCAGCCCCAGCACATCTCGCTCCCGGGCTGTCAGCTCGGTGAATGACACGCTGGGCACCTGGGCGTTGATACTCTTCACGTTAGCCAGTTTTTCAATCAGGGTCCGACTGAACCAGGAAGCGTCTTTCATCACCTCCTCGATAGCCGCCACCAACTCCAGCTCCGAGCGTTTGCGCTCGGTGATGTTCATCAGCACCAGCAGATAGCAAGGCTTGTCCTGGATGAGCACGGTATCGGCGGCGACCTCACAGTCGATGAGTTCACCGCCCTTCTTGTGCACCTTGACGTCGATACGTGAGACCGCGGCGGCCTTTTCCAGCCGGGCGAACAGCGCGGCACTGGCGTCCTTGTCGAGAAAGCCGATCTCTTCCACGGTTTTACCCAGCAACTCTTCGCTGGCGTAACCGGTGGTCTGGAGGAACGCTTCGTTGATTTCCAACAACTGTTGCTCGGCGCTGCACACCAGGGTGGGCACGGGTGACAGGCGGAACGACTTGGCAAAGCGCTCCTCGCTCTGGCGCAGCGCCGTTTCGGCCTTGCGGCGCGGCTCCATGTCCATGAAGGAAAACAGCATGCAGTCTTCGTCGTGCAGATCCAGCGGCTGGCCGGCGACGATCACCTGCTTGCTGGTGCCGTCGGGCAACTTCAACTCGGCCTGCATTTGTGGAATGGTCGCGCCCTGCCCCAGGCGCTCGATGGCCAGGTCGCGTTTCTCGGCGGCTTCGAGCACATCCAGTTCATACACCGAACGCCCGATCACCTGCTCACGACTGTAGCCGGTCATTTCCAGGAACCCCGGATTGACCTTGATATAACGCAGGTCACTGAGGCGGCAGATCACCGCCGGCGCCGGGTTGGCACCGAAGGTTTTCTCGAAGCGCTGCTCGGCGCTGGCCCATTCGGTAGCATCGCTGAGGATCAACACGAGCAGTTCCGGCTCGCCGTTGCGGTCAGCCAGCACCATGCTGCGGATCCGATGCACCCAGGTGCGATCGGGATCGGCCTGAGGCGTGACTTCCACCAGCACATCGCTGAACTCATCGCCACGGGCAACCCGGGCGATGGGGTAGTTGTCTTCGGTCAGTGGATGATTGTTGCGGTAACGCAGATTGAAGCGCCGGGCATATTGCCGGGCCGTGGTGCCCAGCTCACTGAGGTCCTTGACCCCGTGCATCGTCAAGGCCGCTGCGTTGGCCCAGGCGATGGTCTGGTCGACCTCGATCAACATCACCCCGTCGGACAGTCCGGCAATGATCTGCAGCAATTGGCGACGGTTGGTATCGGTGGTCGGGACTTGCTGATTCATTGGGTCTCCATGTGGTCAGTAGGGTTCAAGCATGGATGCGTTGAAAGTTACGACCACATGGGTTTGCAATAGTGCATCGGCCCTTCACGCCGCCATGCGCCCCTCGGCAATCGCCTGTGAAGCGGCCAGCATCGCCCGCAGCAGCACCGCACAGCCGGCGGCGAGGTCGTCTGGGGCGGCGTTTTCGATTTCGTTGTGGCTGATGCCGCCTTCGCAGGGCACGAAGATCATCCCGGCCGGGCCCAGTTCGGCGAGGAAGATCGCGTCATGACCGGCACCGCTGACGATGTCCAGGTGGGACAGGCCCAACCCTTGGGCGGCACCGCGGACGGCGTCGACGCAGCCCTGGTCGAAATACAGCGGCGGGAAATCGGCGGTGGGTTTCAAGTCGAAGGTCAGGCCGTGCTGGCGGCAGGTGTCTTCGATCACTTGCTTGACCTCGGCGATCATCGAATCCAGGCGTGCCGGTTCCAGGTGACGGAAATCCAGGGTCATGCGCACTTCACCGGGGATGACATTGCGCGAGCCCGGATAGGCTTGCAGGCAACCGACCGTGCCGCAGGCATGGGGTTGATGGCCGAGGGCGGCGCGGTTGACGGCGCCGACAATGATCGAGGCGCCCACCAGGGCGTCCTTGCGCAGGTGCATCGGGGTCGGGCCGGCGTGAGCTTCCACACCGCGCAGTGTCAAGTCGAACCATTTCTGCCCCAGGGCGCCCATGACCACGCCGATGGTCTTGCCCTTGTCTTCCAGGATCGGTCCCTGTTCGATGTGCGCCTCGAAATATGCGCCCACCGGGTGCCCGCTGACCTGGCGCGTGCCGGCATAGCCGATGGCATTCAACGCCTGGCCGACGGTGATGCCTTCGGCGTCGACCTTGGCCAGGGTTTCTTCGAGGGTGAATTTTTCCGCGAACACCCCGGAGCCCATCATGCACGGGGCGAAGCGCGAGCCTTCTTCGTTGGTCCACACCACTACTTCCAGGGGGGCCTCGGTTTCGATGTTCAGATCATTGAGGGTACGTAGCACTTCCAGCCCGGACAGTACGCCAAAGCAGCCATCGAACTTGCCGCCGGTGGGCTGGGTATCGATGTGGCTGCCAGTCATCACCGGTGGCAGGTTCGGATTGCGCCCCGGGCGCCGGGCGAAAATATTGCCCACCGCATCGATGCTGACGGTGCAGCCCGCCGCCTGGGTCCATTGCACGAACAGGTCGCGAGCCTGGCGGTCCAGATCCGTCAAGGCCAGCCGACACACACCGCCCTTGACCGTGGCACCGAGCTGGGCCAGGTCCATGAGCGATTGCCACAGGCGGTCGCGGTTGATGTGCTGGTGGGTGGATTGCAGGACGTCGATGGCGGCGTTCATGGGGATCTCCATTTTTTCAGGCATTTTGTTGGTGTCTTGAGGCTGCTATCGCGAGCGGGCTCGCTCCCACACTGGATTGGGGTGGATGCAAAATCTGTGTGCACAGCAAATCCCCCTGTGGGAGCGAGCCTGCTCGCGATGAGGCCCGCCTTCACACCGCAGTTTTAGCGACGGACGGGCTCGCTCGCATACCGCACAACCCGTAATAAATCACCCCGCCCAACGCCGAGCCGGTGAACCAGCCATAGCTGTAGAACCAACTGAACGCATCGCTGCCCAGGGACAGCAATGTCAGCACCACCGGCACGCCAAAGGCGATGAAACCGTTCCAGTTCCACGCCGGGTAAACGTCGTCGCGATACAGGCCGGCGAGGTCCAGTTGCTGTTTCTTGATCAGGAAATAATCCACCACCATGATCCCGGCAATCGGCCCCAGCAGACTCGAATAGCCCAGCAGCCAGTTGGAATAGACCGATTCCAGACTGACCTCGGAAACGATCAGGCCAAGCTTTTTCAGCAGTTCATGGGCCATCAGCGCCAACCCCACCAGGCCGGTGAGCATCACGGCCTTGGTCCGGCCGATCAGTTTCGGCGCCAGGTTCTGGAAGTCGTTGGTGGGCGAGACGATGTTGGCGGCGGTGTTGGTCGAGAGCGTGGCGACGATGATCAGCACCATGGCCAGCGCCACCCACACCGGGCTCTGGATGTGCCCGATCAAGGTCACCGGGTCGGAGACGGTCACCCCCACCAGTTTTTCCGAAGCGGCGGTCATGACCACGCCGAGGGAGGCGAACAGGAACATGGTCAGCGGCAGGCCGATGATCTGCCCTACGACCTGGTCTTTCTGACTCTTGGCGTAGCGGCTGAAATCTGGAATGTTCAACGACAGCGTGGCCCAGAAACCGACCATGGCGGTCAGCCCGGCAAGAAAGTAACCGATCACGCTGGCACCCTCTGGGCGTTTGGCCGGGACCGCCATCAATTCAGTCAACGAGACATTCGGCAACGCCCACACCAACAGGCCGGCACCTACCAGCACCAGCAGCGGCGCGGACAGGGTTTCCAACCATTTGATCGACTCGGCACCGCGCAACACCACCCACAGGTTCATGACCCAGAACACCATGAAGCCGATCACCTCGCCGGTTCCGCCGAGGCTCTTCCAGCCGTCGAACACCGAGCCGAGAAACAGGTGGATCGCCAGGCCGCCGAACATCGTCTGGATGCCGAACCAGCCGC harbors:
- the hcnA gene encoding cyanide-forming glycine dehydrogenase subunit HcnA; amino-acid sequence: MQPQDSLRRKFDIQPLARADMTVRLDGQAVSAAQGETVLTIIQSLGQRQVARNDHDQVSGAYCGMGVCQCCLVKIDGRHKRRACQTLVRPGMQIETRANRITETEAP
- a CDS encoding NCS1 family nucleobase:cation symporter-1, with protein sequence MTRSTVTERDGLFELEAGSDVLDSPRYNHDIAPTKVHERTWNKWHITALWVGMAICVPTYTLGGVLTAYFGLTVGEALLAILFANIIVLIPLTLNAFAGTKYGIPFPVLLRSSFGVIGSNVPCLIRALVACGWFGIQTMFGGLAIHLFLGSVFDGWKSLGGTGEVIGFMVFWVMNLWVVLRGAESIKWLETLSAPLLVLVGAGLLVWALPNVSLTELMAVPAKRPEGASVIGYFLAGLTAMVGFWATLSLNIPDFSRYAKSQKDQVVGQIIGLPLTMFLFASLGVVMTAASEKLVGVTVSDPVTLIGHIQSPVWVALAMVLIIVATLSTNTAANIVSPTNDFQNLAPKLIGRTKAVMLTGLVGLALMAHELLKKLGLIVSEVSLESVYSNWLLGYSSLLGPIAGIMVVDYFLIKKQQLDLAGLYRDDVYPAWNWNGFIAFGVPVVLTLLSLGSDAFSWFYSYGWFTGSALGGVIYYGLCGMRASPSVAKTAV
- a CDS encoding DUF1652 domain-containing protein, producing the protein MTHLAPLRARLEESFTPLACECSLNGDGTLTVRLYHRESGEVDLVVSGMSVDSVRSEESIAKLIDELRYELHNTPLHRSDA
- a CDS encoding sensor histidine kinase; protein product: MSLLNPAKGWRSSSSRLLALYSSLFVIWSAILMGVMYYEVFGYLDSLAKHSLMQRQHLFARIHGDQLEDALMASLTLDERGVDAYGLFDPQLRHLGGPIQRIPTDLPLDGKIHMLGGCVDSDDPSVPSDSCDAVATRTQDGRWLVLARDNGSLFAVTRIILHALFWGVSLTILPGIAGWHLLRRRPLRRIRKLQASAEAIVAGDLTHRLPLSSRRDELDMLAAIVNAMLDRIERLMNEVKGVCDNIAHDLRTPLTRLRAQLYRIQQEAPDGSPEALQMDQVIAETDTLMARFRGLLRISELEDQQRRSGFVRLDPLQLLQELHDFYLPLAEEGELTFTLEVPDALPLLNGDRALLFEAVSNLLSNSIKFTPPGGKVTLRGVDQGDSTRIEVLDSGPGIPEAERKAVFRRFYRAEGSSQQSGFGLGLSIVAAIVNLHGFTLEVGSSEHGGARLVLDCRGTLL
- a CDS encoding response regulator transcription factor; translation: MNRILTIEDDAVTAREIVAELTRNGLDVDWVDNGREGLERAVSGDYDLITLDRMLPELDGLVIVTTLRTMGVATPILMISALSDVDERVRGLRAGGDDYLTKPFATDEMAARVEVLLRRNNGAREPETVLRVADLELNLISREASRNGQLLSLLPTEYKLLEFLMRNSGQILSRMMIFEEVWGYHFDPGTNLIDVHIGRLRKKIDPPGLEPLIRTVRGSGYVIAEPR
- a CDS encoding Zn-dependent hydrolase translates to MNAAIDVLQSTHQHINRDRLWQSLMDLAQLGATVKGGVCRLALTDLDRQARDLFVQWTQAAGCTVSIDAVGNIFARRPGRNPNLPPVMTGSHIDTQPTGGKFDGCFGVLSGLEVLRTLNDLNIETEAPLEVVVWTNEEGSRFAPCMMGSGVFAEKFTLEETLAKVDAEGITVGQALNAIGYAGTRQVSGHPVGAYFEAHIEQGPILEDKGKTIGVVMGALGQKWFDLTLRGVEAHAGPTPMHLRKDALVGASIIVGAVNRAALGHQPHACGTVGCLQAYPGSRNVIPGEVRMTLDFRHLEPARLDSMIAEVKQVIEDTCRQHGLTFDLKPTADFPPLYFDQGCVDAVRGAAQGLGLSHLDIVSGAGHDAIFLAELGPAGMIFVPCEGGISHNEIENAAPDDLAAGCAVLLRAMLAASQAIAEGRMAA
- a CDS encoding PAS domain S-box protein, which encodes MNQQVPTTDTNRRQLLQIIAGLSDGVMLIEVDQTIAWANAAALTMHGVKDLSELGTTARQYARRFNLRYRNNHPLTEDNYPIARVARGDEFSDVLVEVTPQADPDRTWVHRIRSMVLADRNGEPELLVLILSDATEWASAEQRFEKTFGANPAPAVICRLSDLRYIKVNPGFLEMTGYSREQVIGRSVYELDVLEAAEKRDLAIERLGQGATIPQMQAELKLPDGTSKQVIVAGQPLDLHDEDCMLFSFMDMEPRRKAETALRQSEERFAKSFRLSPVPTLVCSAEQQLLEINEAFLQTTGYASEELLGKTVEEIGFLDKDASAALFARLEKAAAVSRIDVKVHKKGGELIDCEVAADTVLIQDKPCYLLVLMNITERKRSELELVAAIEEVMKDASWFSRTLIEKLANVKSINAQVPSVSFTELTARERDVLGLICEGLADKEIAARLKLAPNTVRNHVATLYSKLDVHSRSEAIVWARERGLFANEWRMKAP